In one Clostridium cylindrosporum DSM 605 genomic region, the following are encoded:
- a CDS encoding S-layer protein, producing the protein MFDVNSKVEKTLVKDRKVAVSGDLSKDESQVAYADALSDSDPWQIYLHSLKDNKVLQVTNDSPSKGGARFVNNNLVCFLTVANEMTKVAKLDVNKKTTNIIDKVNLDREAEAFDVKDNNIIISTLSNSLNIKTWEENGGEFKPIPHVILKANLNGEKLKEVGKINASYIDSISYSSNQNKVIICGTDINGNSGAGIYELSLDTGKVATIVTENSIATIKNSSAKEISRPILASSSKDENIIYFTGVSKESAQVTIAEIETYPSTIYSYNTKTKEIKEIYNPKIPSKVFDLNIK; encoded by the coding sequence TTGTTTGATGTAAATAGTAAAGTAGAAAAAACACTTGTAAAAGACAGAAAGGTAGCAGTTAGTGGAGATTTATCTAAGGATGAGTCTCAAGTAGCATATGCTGATGCATTAAGTGATTCAGATCCTTGGCAAATTTACTTGCATAGTTTAAAGGACAATAAGGTGCTACAAGTTACAAATGATAGTCCAAGTAAAGGTGGTGCTAGGTTTGTAAATAATAACTTGGTGTGTTTTCTAACTGTGGCAAATGAAATGACTAAGGTAGCTAAGTTAGATGTTAATAAAAAAACAACTAATATAATTGACAAGGTGAATCTAGATAGAGAAGCTGAAGCATTTGATGTTAAAGATAATAATATTATCATATCTACCTTATCAAATAGTTTAAATATAAAAACCTGGGAAGAAAATGGTGGAGAGTTTAAACCAATTCCCCATGTTATACTAAAGGCAAATTTAAATGGAGAGAAGTTAAAGGAAGTTGGAAAAATTAATGCTTCCTATATAGACTCTATTTCATATAGCTCTAACCAGAATAAAGTTATTATATGTGGTACAGATATTAATGGAAATTCTGGTGCAGGAATTTATGAATTATCATTAGATACTGGAAAGGTAGCTACTATAGTTACAGAGAATAGTATAGCTACTATAAAGAATTCTAGTGCTAAAGAAATTTCACGTCCTATATTAGCTAGTAGTTCTAAGGATGAAAATATTATATATTTTACTGGAGTTTCTAAGGAAAGTGCACAGGTAACTATAGCAGAAATTGAAACTTACCCTTCAACTATATATAGTTATAATACTAAGACAAAGGAAATAAAGGAAATATATAATCCTAAAATACCAAGTAAAGTTTTTGATTTAAATATAAAATAA